One genomic segment of Arachis duranensis cultivar V14167 chromosome 4, aradu.V14167.gnm2.J7QH, whole genome shotgun sequence includes these proteins:
- the LOC107484157 gene encoding uncharacterized protein LOC107484157: MLSYPWCAFGKWHKKDTVQDHLLLKPFPKNYLVWNRHGEIQPVESSSIEVQATPYQENPLNTLINDVFGHHGDEGITGVNDVVIDNGGEDIANERLHEASFDDGSEFNEFVRDGNEKLHESSKCTKLEFIIKLYHIKVLCRISDKAMTMILNLLRDTFGGIQLPSSFYLAKQITYKTHASIAVYVDGALRKKKKKQAAKVLRYFPLKPRLKRLYMSSKTAEHMQWHNSAPARDGLLRHPRDGQAWKDFNATHTLFAEEPRNICLGLATDGFNPFGALSSTNSVWPVFLIPYNLPPWMCMNHTLFILSMIIPGKKSPGNKIDVYLQPLIDELKDLWNDGVETFDSSSGNTFRMHASLMWTISNFPGLEAQRSVVHLRSYQVLTFLNNNRMLKHEISNEKNPIVVGRDLDEKSSSGTSEAFSLIFRTGKPIRCVIIWTLCTLRRMCDNILYTLLNDKAKSKDNLKARKDLKEMGIRRDLWPRDNGSYHSSLFSLTRDTKKLFLSALKNVVLPDGYSSNISRCVDEGQKKIFGLKSHDCHILLEELLPIAIRHLLSDHVTAVLVEFGSFFKILCGKSLSTSKLDKLQQRIVIVLCQLEMLFPLSFFTVMVHLTVHLVEEAKLGGPVHYRYMYPIERELGHLKSHVRNRAQAEASIAEGYLAEECLTFYSRYFEDIETRFNRPRRVCDDPLDRGCSESCLFPTVGKAGSSGTFFTLSEKQKLQAHRYVLLNCQAVKDYVNEFREYIIRSSKGRRPNSTDIEKRVFKDFVSWFEKRIMNPDIIEQLSTDIKFLARGPLSNATRYSAYKINGCTFRTVAREEGLRTQNSGVYLTSSTPCVASRVDRNLRQGDVPYYGKLEDIIELSYYGPIHTGEHEEDEPYILASQASMVYYVNDVVNKGWSIVVHLKPRDLYEMGYEIEEAADEDEPHQEQALDQFFGNSDEYMQLATNQLIDDVVD, translated from the exons ATGTTGTCATATCCATGGTGTGCGTTTGGAAAATGGCATAAAAAAGACACAGTCCAGGATCACTTGCTTTTAAAGCCGTTTCCCAAGAACTATCTTGTTTGGAATCGTCATGGTGAGATACAACCTGTTGAGTCAAGTAGTATAGAAGTGCAAGCGACACCATATCAAGAGAATCCATTAAACACATTAATCAATGATGTATTCGGCCACCATGGGGATGAAGGTATAACGGGAGTGAATGATGTAGTTATAGACAATGGAGGCGAAGACATCGCAAATGAAAGATTACATGAAGCCTCTTTTGATGATGGTAGCGAGTTCAATGAATTTGTAAGAGACGGAAATGAAAAGTTGCATGAGAGCAGTAAATGCACAAAGTTGGAGTTTATAATTAAATTGTATCACATAAAGGTTTTGTGTAGAATAAGTGATAAGGCCATGACTATGATattgaatttgttgagagatacATTTGGTGGAATACAGTTGCCTTCTAGTTTTTATTTGGCCAAGCAA ATAACGTACAAGACACATGCAAGTATTGCGGTATATGTAGATGGAGccctaagaaaaaaaaagaaaaagcaagctgCAAAAGTTTTGCGATACTTTCCACTGAAGCCAAGGTTAAAAAGATTATATATGTCTAGCAAGACGGCTGAGCACATGCAATGGCATAATTCTGCACCTGCAAGAGATGGATTACTGAGACATCCAAGGGACGGCCAAGCATGGAAGGATTTTAATGCAACGCACACTTTGTTTGCCGAAGAGCCACGAAATATTTGCTTAGGTCTTGCAACTGATGGTTTTAATCCCTTTGGAGCCTTGAGTTCTACTAATAGCGTTTGGCCTGTGTTCCTGATTCCATACAATCTTCCACCTTGGATGTgtatgaatcacactttgttcATCTTATCAATGATTATTCCAGGAAAGAAGTCTCCAGGAAATAAGATAGATGTGTACTTGCAGCCCCTTATAGATGAATTGAAAGATTTGTGGAATGATGGTGTGGAGACCTTTGACTCATCATCTGGAAACACATTTAGAATGCATGCATCTCTTATGTGGACAATAAGTAATTTTCCTGGGTTAG AAGCACAGAGGAGCGTGGTCCACCTAAGAAGTTATCAGGTGTTGACATTCTTGAACAACAACAGGATGTTGAAACATGAGATCAGCAACGAGAAGAATCCCATAGTAGTGGGAAGAGACCTTGACGAGAAGTCAAGCAGTGGAACAAGCGAAGCATTTTCTTTGATCTTCCGTACTGGAAAACCAATTCGTTGCGTCATAATCTGGACTTTATGCACATTGAGAAGAATGTGTGATAACATTTTGTATACTTTGCTTAATGATAAAGCAAAATCAAAGGACAATCTCAAGGCAAGGAAGGATTTGAAAGAAATGGGCATAAGGCGAGATCTCTGGCCACGTGACAATGGATCATATCATTCATCTTTATTTTCACTAACACGTGATACGAAGAAGTTATTTCTTTCAGCTTTGAAGAATGTTGTGCTACCAGATGGATATTCAAGTAACATTTCGAGATGTGTTGATGAAGgacagaaaaaaatatttggattgaAAAGTCACGACTGCCATATTCTTTTGGAGGAATTATTACCAATAGCAATTCGTCATTTACTGTCAGATCATGTTACCGCGGTATTGGTTGAGTTTGGCTCATTCTTTAAGATCCTTTGTGGGAAAAGCTTAAGTACTTCTAAACTTGACAAGCTCCAACAACGCATAGTGATCGTCCTTTGCCAATTGGAAATGTTATTCCCTCTGTCATTCTTTACCGTTATGGTTCACTTGACAGTCCATCTAGTAGAGGAAGCAAAGCTCGGAGGTCCAGTGCATTATCGATATATGTATCCTATTGAgag ggAGTTAGGCCATCTAAAATCCCATGTACGAAATAGAGCACAAGCAGAAGCGTCTATAGCCGAAGGATATCTAGCTGAGGAATGTCTCACTTTTTATTCTCGCTATTTTGAGGATATAGAGACAAGGTTCAATAGACCTAGACGTGTTTGTGATGACCCACTTGACAGGGGATGCTCAGAATCTTGTCTCTTTCCGACGGTGGGTAAAGCAGGGAGTTCTGGTACATTTTTTACTTTAAGTGAGAAGCAAAAGCTACAAGCCCATAGATATGTTTTACTAAATTGTCAAGCCGTCAAGGATTATGTGAA TGAATTTAGGGAATACATAATAAGAAGCTCAAAGGGAAGGAGACCGAACTCCACAGACATAGAGAAGAGAGTGTTTAAGGATTTTGTTTCGTGGTTTGAAAAACGA ATAATGAACCCGGATATCATAGAACAGCTGTCTACTGACATAAAATTTTTAGCACGAGGCCCATTATCAAATGCAACGAGATATAGtgcttataaaattaatggttGCACATTTCGAACTGTTGCTCGTGAAGAAGGTTTGAGGACACAGAATAGTGGAGTGTATTTAACATCTAGCACACCATGTGTTGCAAGTCGAGTTGACAGAAATTTAAGACAAGGTGATGTACCTTATTATGGGAAGTTGGAGGATATAATTGAGCTTAGCTATTATGG GCCCATTCATACCGGTGAACATGAAGAAGACGAGCCTTATATTTTAGCGTCACAAGCATCAATGGTGTACTATGTAAATGATGTCGTTAACAAAGGATGGAGTATTGTTGTCCATTTAAAACCAAGAGATTTGTATGAAATGGGTTATGAAATTGAAGAGGCTGCAGATGAGGATGAGCCACATCAAGAGCAGGCTCTTGATCAATTTTTTGGTAACAGTGATGAATACATGCAGTTGGCAACAAACCAATTGATTGATGACGTAGTTGACTGA